The segment TAACTGAATcatcatacacacacacacacaacaaatattttagaaaataaattgttttaagatTGTTAGAATACCTTAAATAgttcataaaattattgttcttttttacTACAAGTTTCCACATAACATAAAAcatgtatataaattaataacaaaaataaaaattagatattttctGCATTTTAGTATTAGTAGTATAATTGCAATATTATTTcgtgatttatttaatattttattttgatattacaaCCAAgaatttatatgatattttctataaaagatttgataaaaaaaatataatagaaaagagtttataaacaaaaacaatgtctcagttagaaaaaaaaaaatcattaataaaaatgagTTAGAATTGTCTCAGTTAATAAGAAGGCCCGCCACAGACCAAGAGGACAGCTTCAATGAAGCCATCCCAGCCGATGCAGGTGATTACCCGTGGGCTGACATCTCCTCGCGCACCTAGCACCAGCCAAACCGCCTCAATCTGAACATGCACCAGACAAAGTCGATGAAAAGACGCCAGGGAGCCTCAGCAGCCGAGAAGAAAGCGCGGCAACACCCACCGCGCGAGAAGAAACGCGAAAACAGAGACGGACCGCGGTACAGACTGTGAATCCACAGGATTCACACACAGTGCACCGTGTTTTAATGAGCActcttagtttatttatttatatatatatatatatatatatataattcctttaGTTTTAGTTTGTCGGTTATGAACAGTGATGCAGCACCAGAATACAGTTCTTTTAGTTTGTTAGCGAATCTGGAAAAGAATAAAGTCATCTGTCAAGCTCTGTTCACTTTGGTCCGACATGCCTCACCTCTCCCCACCTgagctctctctctttccctccTCCGCTCTAGGGAACCGCCACCTCCGCCGCCACCTCAACCAATAAGGCTTCAAATCTCCACCAGGTGGTTCCTTTtctatcatgttttttatttttaaaatttatgtttgcgttttcatttatttaactaaaattcTTATCCAGAGAGAGAAATTCgattttaataactaaattaaaaagatatataatcgGATCCGATGAAATCGCTGCTCGTGAACGCAACTTGAAGAAAGGCGCAATCAGCCGATTCTACTATGGGTGGAGCATTTAGTATGGTCAGGGTTATTGTGTTGTCTATTCAAAGAAAGATGTGCCTGTAAATTTGTTAAGTTGATTCTTATCAGTCTGCTCTTTAGGGTTGATGATAGCATGAAATATTCATTGTTAATGCTCgtcgttttcttcttctttttcctagACTAAAACATCCTAGACATCTTCTATTTTTGCTGTGGTATTTTCCTCTTTCTATTTACACTATTTGCTCCCTACAATATTTATTCTTTCAGAGAAGTAAATGTATACATATATAACAAGAATAggaggggagggggaggggggttTGACAGTAAGTATTTGCTTAGAAGGGAATGCTTCTTTGGTTTTAGAAGCACCATGAAGATTCAGGCCCAAATCTTTGCTTAGAATGCCGAATACCCAGGATCCTAGCACCATATTTGGCTGTGTATATTTGTTATGCATCCATATTTGGCTGAAGCAAACTTGAGGGAACATAAAGTGCTGGGAAGTAATTTTTGTTGGAATTTATTGTGTCATCTCTTCTTTTGATGATGACCTCTTGGATGGCTGCATGAAGCTTGTTCCGCTTTTAATTTCAAGGTTAATCTATTGCTATGAGCATACGTGTTTCATTTTAAAACTCGAGTTGCAACTGAACTTAAATGAATGGTGTTGGATTTGGGCCTTCTATTTGTTTTAACTTCTACAGGGTTGAAATGATAGTGATCTTAAAGTTGAAAAGCAGCAGACAAAAATCAATTTGCCACAATGGTGCATGGTTTCCTAGATTCTTAGCATAGAGTTGAATGTTTTGTTGACCTCTCTACATCCAAAATCATATAGACAGCTACTGCTGGCACTTGCATTGGTCAATGAATACTGTAGAGTATATATTGCAGTGTGAGATAAGGTTAACTCGTTGCATTTTCATATATTGAAaggatttctcttcttttctttgtcaattACAGCACATGCATAGAAGTTACTCAGAGTAAATGCTATTATAATGTTTTCACAGAGACTCCCCTGCTTTGCAACTAAGTCACTAATATATGAAGCTCATAGCTAGTATCATTATCTGCGTAAAATGCGTAAAATATCTCTGGAGATGCTTTCAATGGAGATCAGGTCTCAAAACGCTATGCCCACTGCCCCCATGGATCCAGTAGGTTATAATGCAGCCGAGCATTGAATTTCTAAACATctaaccttttgtttttcttcttgcattgttatcAAACTCTTTTACATTTTATTGCTGCATATTGCTATGTATATCACCTTGCTGGAAAAATCTCATGATCACCTCCACGATGCAtggctattttatattttatgattgagatggtagattttaaagattttcCTGTTTAGGAGGACAGGTAAGACGTCactttcttgcttttctttcgAGAGAAAGTATTTGATCCTTctttcatatataataataatgccGAGCATTGAATTTCTAAACATcttaccttttgttttgtttgtcgCATTGTTATCAAACTCTTTTGCATTTTATTGCAGTATATTGCTATGTGTATGGCATGCTTTGATCAAAAAGTTGAGTAATTGATGAATGTTAGGCAAGAATATtacatattgtttttgttttttgcctccttttctttcccccACCATGAAAATtgtcatattatttttgttttcagccGCTTCTTCTTCCCCCATCCCCGAAAATTGTCAGAGGACACTTTTATGCTTTGAATCAAATCCATCCCAATTCTTTCGCTCGTAACTTTATGTGTGAACTGCCGATGTTTCATTTGTCTTCCTTGTTGagtgccttctttttttctgtgaCATGGTTTTCCcttttgccttttatcttgaaCAGCATCCCATAGTATGCCCCCTGAAGTTTAGAATCAAGGGCTGTTTCTCCCTATCCTATTGTCCACTGATCAGTCTCAAGCACGTCAGCAGTTGGTATCACAGAACATGCAGAATTGCATGGCATCTAATGGAGTTCAAAGTTATGCTGGTTAACAAGCAGCACTGCCTCCTGTCTCTAGTGTAACCCAGACTATCCCCAACACTGTTGTCCAGAATCCTAACATGCAGAGTATCCCTGGTGTTTCACAGAACTCAGTGGGGAATTCAATGGGACAAGGGATTCCTTCCACTATGTTTGCCAATTCTCAGAGACAAATGCCAGGTTATGCTCTTTTTGGTAGCTTTATGTGCCACTGCTTCCCCTTATGGCATTAGAAATGCCACTGCTATTGGAACTATTGCAATCACACATGCATTTGTAACCACACGATGCCCTACAGTGCGGTGCACCAACTGTTCACCTCTCATAATGGTTCAAGTCAGCAATGCTCTTTTAGGTAGCTTTATGTGCCACTGCTGCCACTTATGGCATTAGTAATGCCACTGCTATTGAAACCATTGCAATCACACACGCATTTGTTACCACATCATACCATCCAGTGCATTGCACCAGCTTTTCACCCTCCCATTCTGCATCTATAGGATTACATAACATTTAGATGAAGTTCCTAATACAAAAAGGACTTGTATTTCTATATAGGAAAATACTAATAGTCCTATCTAGAATAGGAAAAACCTAATGAAGCTCGCTATACTTTGGgaataattaaatactaaatggaaaataaaactgagaCGTgcaatattttgtaattttcagcAAGTGTTAAAATTACAGAAATACCCTTGTATATggaaaacacacaaaaatacATGAATTCTAATATTTTGTTGTCCGCATTGAAATTTTTGTAGCATCCCTAGATTCTACAGCACAGACTGGACATGCAAAAGGCGCTGATTGGCAAGAGGAGATCTATCAGAAAGTAATTTATGTGATTTACTGTTCATTAGATGGAGTTCATGAATGCCATAGTCTTGCAAGATTTCAATGGAAAAAGGTCTCAAGAAAATAAGTGGGACTTATTCCATTGAATCATGACCATATCCagtattgttgaattttttagaaaatgagGTTGAAATTCTGAATGTCTCAAGTCATAGCTGCATGTTTGATAaggacaattttttttgtgcttagGAGAGTAGTAAAACGGGAATAAGAATGGTTGTTGataaggataattttttttttgtgcttagGAAACCAATATTTTGCTGAGCAATTCTATAATGAAAAGTTGGTGACTGATGTTTTAAAAACTGGAGTTAAGGAATGGCTTAGAGTGCATGGAGATCATGTTAAAAGTGAAGCTGTAGAGAAGGCAATCACTCAAATTATGATGGGTGAAGAAGCAGAGGAAATGAGGAGTAGAGCAAAGCTAGGAGAAACAGCCAGGAAGGCTGTTGAAGAAGGTTGATCTTCTTGCTCCGATTTCAATGCTTTGATTGAATAACTGAGGTAACTGTTGAAGATGGTCGCCCTTGAAACAAAGGTAGATGTAAGCGTTATCACACATGCATAGAATATTTTGTTTCTAGTTAGTAGTGGTTTTGGCAATTTATTTTCAGTTGAGAGTTGAAAGAGTAATCACAACCGATTCAATGACCAATCCAAATCAGTTCCCTTCCTAATGGTTCTGGAATGACAAGTCGTGGCTGTTACATATTTAGCCCAAATAACTAATCAAATAGAAAGGCTGAGCTTAGAGACAGTACACTACAAATGAAGCACCCAATAGCTAGACATACAATCATAGCAAATTCATGTTCTGAAGTTGGAGAACTTGCAAAAACTAGCCACCACAAAATAGTAGTAAGTATCTATGCAGTCTTCGATGAAGAACAACCACCTGCGTCGCCAAAATGGATTGATGTAGAGAACTGCTGCAATTGTCATCACCACAACTGTGTAACATACACCGAAACTGATGTAGAAAAACTCCATGTCTATGAAACCATCATCTCCTTGTTCATCCTTAGGCCCTGGCTGTGACGACACTGCTTCCTCACTACAATTGTTTCGCAATGGGGGTCCACACATGAAAGGATTTCCTTTGTAACAGCTTTCATCGAAGGTCCCAAACTGATATTTTCTCTCAGGTGTCTTACCTGACAAGTTATTATATGCCACACTAAAAACTTCCAGTGTGGTAACTTCAGTAAGTTGTGGAGGGATGACACCATTCAAATTGTTGTAAGAAAGATCCAAACTCTCAATCTGCTTTAGGTTTGAGAATGTTGCAGGGATAGATCCAGTGAGATTGTTATGTGATAAGTTTAAGGACAGTATCTCACTTAAGTTTCCAAATTCTGGTGGGATTGCTCCTATGAAGTTGTTGTTGGAGAGATCAATACCAGACATGTAGCTGAGAACTTTCCCCTTGTATccataatacatatttttagtTGTAAATTCTGTCACTTCTTCTGTAAAgttaagcaaaacaaaatttctcagGTTGTACACACTATCCACTAGTGGTGGGCCTATTGTTTCATAATAAGCTTTTTCTGGCGTTGATACAATACCATATCCGACTCCCAATATCGCTTTCTGGTAACTTTCCTTGAAAGTAAGATTGCCTAAACAGGAGGGTAGTGGACCAGAGAGCTGGTTGTGTGAAACATCCAAAATGCTTAATTGTTCTAACAAGCATAACTGAATAGGGAGCTCACCATCAAAGTGATTAGCCCTCAGAAGAAGAACACTCAATGATGAAAGATTGCGAATCCAATTTGGAATGGAGCCGGTGAAGCTGTTTTCTTGAAGATCCATTGTAACCAGGGAAGAGCTGTTATAAAATCCATATGTTAATGGACCGCTCAATCCATTTTTGGATAGATGCACATGGGTTATTTGTGGTGGACTAAAACAAGATGGTATATATCCAGACAAGTTGTTCTCAGAAAAGTCCAAATATTCAAGCTGGTCAAACTTACAAAAGTCTCTTGGGATCGGACCCTTAAAATGGTTTCTGGACAAATCAATTACTCCAAGGTTCGAAAAATTAACGAAGCTCCTTGGAAGCATGCCTGAAAATTGATTGTTACTCAAATCTAATACATTCCATACTTTCCACCCATTTAATGGAAAATCTGATATCTTACCCCAAAAGTTGTTACCACTTAGGTAAAGAAAATTCAGGCGAGAATAATTGAACACCGAGGTCGGTATTTGCCCACCCAAATTGTTGTTTGACAGCTTGAGAACCCATATTGTTGTTAGTTGTTCTAGTTGTACTGTAGACAATTGATTGTTGGATAAATCTAAAAATGAAAGAGAGCTAATATTTCCTAAACAAGAAGGAATACAACCTGTGAATCCATTCTTAGCCATCCTTAAGGTCCAtagattttgaaatattaaacaaatatcttttGAAATTTGACCGTTCATGTTATTGTTGGAAATATCTAATTCGGCCAAATTCAAATATGGGTGATCTTGCAACTGTAAAGTACCAACAAAGGAGTTGTCGCTCAGATATAGTTGCTCCAATCGTGTATTGTTCTTAAGCAACCACGAAGGAAACATTCCGGTGATGTTGTTGTGGGAGAGATCAAGGGTTATTAAGTCGTATTGGTAATAGAGAAAGTCAGGAATATCTACATTGAATGCTTCTGATGTTGGCCTACTTGACAAGCGGAAAAAGACTAGTTGGAACTTGGGAATCAAATTATCAAAGGCAGCGGGTTCTGTTACTAGTCTGTTGTTCTCACTAGAGAAGAACTTGAGGCTTGAGTGGTTCAAGAAAGGCTTTATTGAAATGGGAACTTCAAAGAGGTTATTTGATAGTGAGAGGAATTCAAGGGATATGAGGTTGGTAAGAGGACCGGAGGCAATATTTCCAGTAAACTGGTTTTCAGAAACATCTAATAGTTGTAAAGATGACAAGTTCCCCAAACAATCTGGGAGTGAACCTCCTAAATTATTTCTAAAGAGATCTAACTGCTTCAGATTCTTCAATTCACACCAACCTGTACAATTTATCTTGAAACAGTCAAAATAGTGTTGGAAGAATCTTTTGTTGATGATGTAATTATAGGCGGATGGAGAGTTGTTAATTTACCTTGAGCAGGTAGGGTGCCATGGAGGTCACATTCACCAACAGACAAAACTTTAAGAGCAGGCAATGCTCCAATGTTCTGGAGAAAGTTTATTGGGAGAGAAGTATTATCTAGATGCAATTCTTCAAGGGTGCTTAAATTGAAGAAAGTTcctgtgaaaaagaaagaagaagagatatgATGAAAATTGTGGTAGTACAGAATAGCCATTccattcaatattattaattaagaatttaagaaACTAAACTATGATTAACCTTGACTTAAATTAGTATCCTTGAGAGAAAGGGTCTTCAGGGATGGCAATGAACGCAATGACTGCAGGAAGTCCAGCTTCCTTGAACCTATGATGTGTAGAATTGAAAACAGGCAATCAAGTAAGTAGTGAAATTAAGTGTTATCTTGATCGAGTTCTTAAAGCTATGATAAAGAACTGATACTTTTGTagtgagatgattttttgatagaAACAACAAATTGCCCAAATAATAGAAGATGCCAAGAGATATTCACAACTTTACCATTGACAGCCGTCGATCCTAGCAACATATTGCCTGATAAATTTAAAGACTTGAGGGATGAAAGTCCACTCAGATGTGATAAAATGCTGTCGTTGAATATATTATAGCTCAGGTCCAGGTTCTCGAGTTTCCCCAAATGTGATGATATGATCTCAAAACCTGCAAGGAGTTGTTTCTAAGAGTAAGTCATAATTATGAGCTCACGATATGCATAATATATAGAAACTAAAGATAATTAGAATTGATGAGATGTTGTTCAATTGATATATGATTCTCAAATTATAcataaaaagaatgatataTGAAcgcatatttaattatataatagattaagaaataatttatggaTAAGATCAAGAAACAATTTATGGATAAGATCAAAGCTCCATAGATATTAATCTTCATAGATGAAATTAAAGCGCAATCAAACATGATGAAATGCTAtcgttgatttt is part of the Populus nigra chromosome 8, ddPopNigr1.1, whole genome shotgun sequence genome and harbors:
- the LOC133700778 gene encoding cuscuta receptor 1-like isoform X2, translating into MMMKRMGALMLLAILLTLVGEWSCSCYGCLEEERIGLLEIKALMDPHGIYLRDWVDSSNCCEWRRIECDNTTRRVIQLSLGGARDFSLGDWVLNASLFQPFKELQSLDLGGTGLVGCLENEGFEVLSSKLRILSLRENRFNNDKSILSCFNGNLPTLESLDLSFNGLTAGSGGLKILSSRLKKLENLHLRGNQYNDTVFPSLTGFSSLKSLDLSYNELTGSGFKVLSSRLKKLENLDLSENQCNDSIFPSLTGFSSLKSLDLSNNQLTGSINSFEIISSHLGKLENLDLSYNIFNDSILSHLSGLSSLKSLNLSGNMLLGSTAVNGSRKLDFLQSLRSLPSLKTLSLKDTNLSQGTFFNLSTLEELHLDNTSLPINFLQNIGALPALKVLSVGECDLHGTLPAQGWCELKNLKQLDLFRNNLGGSLPDCLGNLSSLQLLDVSENQFTGNIASGPLTNLISLEFLSLSNNLFEVPISIKPFLNHSSLKFFSSENNRLVTEPAAFDNLIPKFQLVFFRLSSRPTSEAFNVDIPDFLYYQYDLITLDLSHNNITGMFPSWLLKNNTRLEQLYLSDNSFVGTLQLQDHPYLNLAELDISNNNMNGQISKDICLIFQNLWTLRMAKNGFTGCIPSCLGNISSLSFLDLSNNQLSTVQLEQLTTIWVLKLSNNNLGGQIPTSVFNYSRLNFLYLSGNNFWGKISDFPLNGWKVWNVLDLSNNQFSGMLPRSFVNFSNLGVIDLSRNHFKGPIPRDFCKFDQLEYLDFSENNLSGYIPSCFSPPQITHVHLSKNGLSGPLTYGFYNSSSLVTMDLQENSFTGSIPNWIRNLSSLSVLLLRANHFDGELPIQLCLLEQLSILDVSHNQLSGPLPSCLGNLTFKESYQKAILGVGYGIVSTPEKAYYETIGPPLVDSVYNLRNFVLLNFTEEVTEFTTKNMYYGYKGKVLSYMSGIDLSNNNFIGAIPPEFGNLSEILSLNLSHNNLTGSIPATFSNLKQIESLDLSYNNLNGVIPPQLTEVTTLEVFSVAYNNLSGKTPERKYQFGTFDESCYKGNPFMCGPPLRNNCSEEAVSSQPGPKDEQGDDGFIDMEFFYISFGVCYTVVVMTIAAVLYINPFWRRRWLFFIEDCIDTYYYFVVASFCKFSNFRT
- the LOC133700778 gene encoding cuscuta receptor 1-like isoform X1; translation: MMMKRMGALMLLAILLTLVGEWSCSCYGCLEEERIGLLEIKALMDPHGIYLRDWVDSSNCCEWRRIECDNTTRRVIQLSLGGARDFSLGDWVLNASLFQPFKELQSLDLGGTGLVGCLENEGFEVLSSKLRILSLRENRFNNDKSILSCFNGNLPTLESLDLSFNGLTAGSGGSFYGLKILSSRLKKLENLHLRGNQYNDTVFPSLTGFSSLKSLDLSYNELTGSGFKVLSSRLKKLENLDLSENQCNDSIFPSLTGFSSLKSLDLSNNQLTGSINSFEIISSHLGKLENLDLSYNIFNDSILSHLSGLSSLKSLNLSGNMLLGSTAVNGSRKLDFLQSLRSLPSLKTLSLKDTNLSQGTFFNLSTLEELHLDNTSLPINFLQNIGALPALKVLSVGECDLHGTLPAQGWCELKNLKQLDLFRNNLGGSLPDCLGNLSSLQLLDVSENQFTGNIASGPLTNLISLEFLSLSNNLFEVPISIKPFLNHSSLKFFSSENNRLVTEPAAFDNLIPKFQLVFFRLSSRPTSEAFNVDIPDFLYYQYDLITLDLSHNNITGMFPSWLLKNNTRLEQLYLSDNSFVGTLQLQDHPYLNLAELDISNNNMNGQISKDICLIFQNLWTLRMAKNGFTGCIPSCLGNISSLSFLDLSNNQLSTVQLEQLTTIWVLKLSNNNLGGQIPTSVFNYSRLNFLYLSGNNFWGKISDFPLNGWKVWNVLDLSNNQFSGMLPRSFVNFSNLGVIDLSRNHFKGPIPRDFCKFDQLEYLDFSENNLSGYIPSCFSPPQITHVHLSKNGLSGPLTYGFYNSSSLVTMDLQENSFTGSIPNWIRNLSSLSVLLLRANHFDGELPIQLCLLEQLSILDVSHNQLSGPLPSCLGNLTFKESYQKAILGVGYGIVSTPEKAYYETIGPPLVDSVYNLRNFVLLNFTEEVTEFTTKNMYYGYKGKVLSYMSGIDLSNNNFIGAIPPEFGNLSEILSLNLSHNNLTGSIPATFSNLKQIESLDLSYNNLNGVIPPQLTEVTTLEVFSVAYNNLSGKTPERKYQFGTFDESCYKGNPFMCGPPLRNNCSEEAVSSQPGPKDEQGDDGFIDMEFFYISFGVCYTVVVMTIAAVLYINPFWRRRWLFFIEDCIDTYYYFVVASFCKFSNFRT
- the LOC133700778 gene encoding cuscuta receptor 1-like isoform X3 gives rise to the protein MVMDYLDIEEIKREKVSKTYMDRLLFLFCFKVLSSRLKKLENLDLSENQCNDSIFPSLTGFSSLKSLDLSNNQLTGSINSFEIISSHLGKLENLDLSYNIFNDSILSHLSGLSSLKSLNLSGNMLLGSTAVNGSRKLDFLQSLRSLPSLKTLSLKDTNLSQGTFFNLSTLEELHLDNTSLPINFLQNIGALPALKVLSVGECDLHGTLPAQGWCELKNLKQLDLFRNNLGGSLPDCLGNLSSLQLLDVSENQFTGNIASGPLTNLISLEFLSLSNNLFEVPISIKPFLNHSSLKFFSSENNRLVTEPAAFDNLIPKFQLVFFRLSSRPTSEAFNVDIPDFLYYQYDLITLDLSHNNITGMFPSWLLKNNTRLEQLYLSDNSFVGTLQLQDHPYLNLAELDISNNNMNGQISKDICLIFQNLWTLRMAKNGFTGCIPSCLGNISSLSFLDLSNNQLSTVQLEQLTTIWVLKLSNNNLGGQIPTSVFNYSRLNFLYLSGNNFWGKISDFPLNGWKVWNVLDLSNNQFSGMLPRSFVNFSNLGVIDLSRNHFKGPIPRDFCKFDQLEYLDFSENNLSGYIPSCFSPPQITHVHLSKNGLSGPLTYGFYNSSSLVTMDLQENSFTGSIPNWIRNLSSLSVLLLRANHFDGELPIQLCLLEQLSILDVSHNQLSGPLPSCLGNLTFKESYQKAILGVGYGIVSTPEKAYYETIGPPLVDSVYNLRNFVLLNFTEEVTEFTTKNMYYGYKGKVLSYMSGIDLSNNNFIGAIPPEFGNLSEILSLNLSHNNLTGSIPATFSNLKQIESLDLSYNNLNGVIPPQLTEVTTLEVFSVAYNNLSGKTPERKYQFGTFDESCYKGNPFMCGPPLRNNCSEEAVSSQPGPKDEQGDDGFIDMEFFYISFGVCYTVVVMTIAAVLYINPFWRRRWLFFIEDCIDTYYYFVVASFCKFSNFRT